The Candidatus Rokuibacteriota bacterium genome contains the following window.
TCTTCAGGCGCTCCGCGTGCTCTTTGAGGAGCAGCCGCGCCTGACCGTTGACGTTTGGTATTACAGCACGCCGCTGGCAATATCTGGCGTCCTTGTTGACAATGTGCTGGTCTGCTCAGGCTGGTACCACGTCTTTCCCAGCCCTCAACTCAATGACCGGCTGTCGATTCGGGGTCACATTACGCCAGCGATCACAGCGGCAGATGTCTCGGCCGAACCCCTGCTCTCAATGGTTCGGGCTCAGTTTGAGGCAGTCCTCCGCGTCGCAGAGCACGCCCTCCATCTGGCACCACAAACAGGCGATTCCGCCCCACTCGAGAAAGGCGTCGCCTAACATGGCCATGCACCCGACGGTCTCGGGCGTCACGCCGCTTGCGAACGGCGGCAAGCGGCGCGCCGCCCGGCCCGCGGGTGATGGCCGGCGTTATGCCGAGCAGCGGCCGGTGAGAGACCAAGTGACGGCCAGGAAGGACGGAAGACAGGCATGAGCAGCCAGGCGTTCAGGGGGCTCGTAGTTGCTGCCGTCTTGCTCTCACCCCTCCTCTCGGCGGGCGCATCCTCACATACGGAGGTAAAGGCTGTCGACGTCAAGCAAGTCCAAGGCACGTGGCGGGGGAAGCAGACAGATCGCTTCGGCACTGGCGAAGTTGAATGGGTGGTCGGCGGCGGCGAGGTTGCCGTCTCAGTCCGCCACGCCGACAGAAGTTACACTGCGAACGGCACACTCAGCGTGTGGAAAGGGCAGTTCTTCTGGAACGCGCCGCGCTCTCGCGGCGAGGTTCTGCTTTATGAAGCCGATGGCAAGCGGTGGCTGAAGTACAGCCTGATGGGTACGACATCGGGCGTGCCGATCGTGGGCGAGGTGCAGGAGGTGAAGTGACGACAAGATCGGCGCGCTCGAGAACCGTGTGGCAGTCTGCGGACGGTCACCGGCCTAACTTCGGCATGCAGCCGACGGCGCTTCGCGCCGCGGCTGATACCGCGCGTTAGGCTTCACGAGGGGATCGTGAAGAAGGCCGAACGAAGCGTACCTCGCAGCCCCGAGGCGTGGCTCGAAGAGATTCGAGCGGCATATGCGGACGCTCAAGAAGCCATTCCCTTCGGGCCCGTCGTAGGTGTTCGTTTTGGGGCGCGGGAGCTGTTTCATCTTGCACCCGCGGTCGCGGTGAAGTTTCGACGCTTTCCCTCTCGCTCAGCCGCGCTGAAGCGGGCGACGGAGGCAGCGTTGACCAGCTACGTTGCAAACCTGGACAGCCAGGCAGCGACGCTGTCTGATCCTCGGCTGGCGTTCGCCTTCTCCTACTTGGCGAGTCATTTCGGGTTGGGGCTGGTCGACATGGCCACGGTCGAGACGGTGATGGGGTTCGTGGAACGCCACAAGGGGCAACTGAGTGCGACTGGACCGCGTGAAGCTTAACCTGCGGGTGAACCTGTCGGTCTGGCCTGTCACGGCCCGTGCAAAGAACGCACGGTCCGCGCCACCCCGGCCCGCGGGTTACCCGCGCCGTTAGACGGCAGAGCTTGAGAGCGTTATGAAGACCTTTATCAGTCACGCACAAAAGGATCATGGGCTCGTCCATGCGCTGGCAGGAGCCCTTCACGAAGCAGGCATTGAGCCTGTTGTCGCCGCACGTCGCCTCATGCCCGGCACTCGACTAGACGAGAAGGTTCAACGACTCATTGAGGAAGCCGACTGCGTTGTGGTTCTTGGTACGCCTGCTGCCGCTACAAGTCGCTGGGTGCAACAGGAGATCGGTTGTGCGAAGGCCCTCGGTCGGTATATCGTGCCGTTGAAGACGCGAGGAACTCGGTTGGCGGCCATGCTGGAAGGGCTCGAGTACTACGTCTTCAGCAGGAAGGACATCGCATCCGACTTCAGCCGAGTCGCAAGCGTATTGCGGCAGTGGGCAATCGACCGCAAGATCAAAATCTCGCCTGAGACAGATTCGCCTGAGATCGATAACGTCTTCCAGATTCTCCACCTGCCCCACCCGTTGCTCTGCCGCAAGTGCAAGCACGTCGACAATCACGTAGCCGTTTGCCTTCTGTGCGGTGAGTGGTTGTGTGAGTGTGGCGCCATCATCCAGCCCGACTCCCGCGCCTTGCCGGAGGCCAGGAGCCGGCGTGGGCGAATACATAAATGAGCCGTCTAACAGCAGGCTTGAGCGGACCAGCTACGCTGGCCGCTCAGCCTGAACGTTAGACGGATCCGGGGACCAGCACGGTGAGGCCGGACGATACTAGTCGCGCGCCAGATATTGAAGGAAAGCTGCGCCACTTCAATCGGGTCCTGATGTCCTACGTCGACTTTCAGCAGGCAGCGGGCATCGCTGGCTACGTACTCTCCGAGAATCTCCACGTCCGATATCCAGAGGGCCGGTTCATCCTTCAAGGCTTAAACTGCGGCATGATCGTGGCGTACTGCAGACCGTTCTCCGGAAACGATCGCGGCGCCGACATCAAGATTCCTGACCTACCAGCAAGGGTCCTCAAAACGCTCAGCCTGGAGGAACGAGAGCTCCACGCGACAGTCATGGAGGATCGCAACACGGTCCTCGCCCATTCCGATTCGCAGGCATGGCAGCCACAGCCGATCCTCTATCGCCTGCGCGGCCAAGACAGACTGTTCCCGGTGTTCAATGACGCCCATGCTCCACTGACGCGAGAGGCTACCGAGAGATTCCTTGGCATGTGCCGGAAGCTCATGAAAGCCTGTTTCGACGAGCGCCTCCGTCTAGAGCCCGAACTCCGGCCGTATCTTCCCGTAGTCGAATGCTCCGAGGAGGACCTTAAGCGAGTCGAAAAGAAGATAGGCGCGGAATGGCCCACGTGAGCGGTCTTCCGTCCAACATCACGCTTGAGCAGCCGGCTGGCTCGCGTTCGCTCGCCGCCGCTGCTCAGCGTGGACGTTAGCCGCGACGACGGTGC
Protein-coding sequences here:
- a CDS encoding toll/interleukin-1 receptor domain-containing protein, whose product is MKTFISHAQKDHGLVHALAGALHEAGIEPVVAARRLMPGTRLDEKVQRLIEEADCVVVLGTPAAATSRWVQQEIGCAKALGRYIVPLKTRGTRLAAMLEGLEYYVFSRKDIASDFSRVASVLRQWAIDRKIKISPETDSPEIDNVFQILHLPHPLLCRKCKHVDNHVAVCLLCGEWLCECGAIIQPDSRALPEARSRRGRIHK